Below is a genomic region from Spongiibacter nanhainus.
TGGCCTCATCCTTCCTCCTTTGGTAGAACAAATCCTCTGTCAGGGCTATAAATTCTCTATCTGATAGCCGCATAAGGTCTTGGAATGATCGGGGTGGTTTGGAGCAGATTGTTAGGTTTGCTATGGTTTGACCGTCGGCATAGAAGCCCACTAGGTCGCGAAACCTGTGCTCGAATGGCTCCCTGTATGGGTCGATAGGGTTGCCGCCGATCCGAATAACTCGCCTGCCCGTTTGGTGCCGGCTTTGAGTGGTGTTCGCCTTCTGCTCTGTTTCGTTGTTCTCTGAGAGTATCTCGCTCTGTGGGTTGGCGCCTAACGCTCGCAATAGCTCTTCGTGTTCGGGAGTGAGCTTCTGTCTGCGTGTGCGTCTCCCGTCGGCCTCTTCTTTGCTTCGTTCAAGAAGCCAGAGTTGGTAGGTTTCTAGAGCCTGCATCAAAGTATCGTAACTATTCTGAATGTAGCGTTCGGTGATGTTGCTGCGCGAGTGGTTCAGTATGAGGCTGATCGTTTCTTGTGGGATGCCAGCAGAGACCATGTGGGTGGCTGCTGTTCTCCTGAGGTCATGCACCTGTAAACACCTACCTCGCTCCCTTTGAGGTGTCCAAAGCACTTCCGGGCTGATGCTGTTAAGTATGGTTTTTCGGACGTCAGTCAATCTGGTGCCATTGACTCTCCCCGGAAACACCCACGGGTTGCTCCCACGGCGAATCTCGTCTTGCCTTCTGAGAATGAGGTACATCAGGCAAGTCATGGGGAGTTCGTGATCACGTTTGTTCTTTGTATTCCTGAAGGTCACGGTTTCCATGCCCCAGTTGACGTCGTCCCAGCAGAGCTGCATTGCCTCTGATTTACGGCAACCTGTCAGGAGGACGAAAAGGAGGAAGTTCCCGTGGGTACGGTGCTTTGATCGAAGGGCGAATAGCTCCCGAACCAGCTGTCCCACGTGGGTATCAGGAACGAAGCCTTCCTTCCCTTTTACGGTCTGTGCAACCCCCTTCAAGCTTGCAACGGGATTGGCCATTTCCAGACCGTACTCGGATACCGCGAAGCCAATGACAGCTGATAGCGCCCGTCGGAGTTTGGCTGAAGTCGCTTGGCTTTTCTCCCGCTCTACTCGACGGAGCTGACGGCGAACATTGTCAATGTTGAGGTCAGTGATCCGGGACCTCAGCAAGGGGCCGGCATGATTCGTGATAGAGGAGCGGTAGTCTCTCTGGGTGGATGGTTTGAGCTCTGTGCGGGTCTCTAGGAGCTGTTGTAGTGCATTTAGTACCGTGACCCGGCTCTGTACTTCTTTGCTCTGTGCGGCCTTCTGCGTCGCTGTGACGTCTTCACCACTGCGTAGCCTGGCAACAATAACCCTCGCTTTTTCCTTGGCTTCATTTAAAAGTTCCGGCTCGGCTGGGCCTATCGTTATTCTGCGTGCCCTACCTTGGCCCCGTACCTTGGCTTCGACTATGAAGGAGGCCTTGTCGCTGCCCTTGAAACGCCTGACTCCCAGCCCGTCAGGAGCCCGGAGGTACTGGTCTTTTGCAGGCGTTGGGCCTGATAGAAACTTCTTGAGTGTCGTGGTGGTAATTGCTTCCCGCGCTGCCATAGGTCAACCTCGCTACGGTTAATTGAACACGTAGACTCTGGCGTAGACTTTGAAACTCGATTTCTGGCAATTCTGGCGGTTTAGGAAACCCTGTGAATATAGGGGAAAGCCGCAAGGAGTGGTGCCCAGAGGCGGAATCGAACCACCGACACGAGGATTTTCAATCCACTGCTCTACCGACTGAGCTATCTGGGCATATTGGAAATGTCTGGGCCTCTGGCCGCAGAAGGCGCGTATTAAACCTGACCCGTTTCGGGGAGTCAAGTCGATCGCGACAGCTTTATTCGCTGGGGGGAACGTAACCCTCGGCTTGGTCGTAGTCGCTACCGGCAAAGAACTTTTCCATCTCCTGTTGCAGGTACTTGCGTGCGCTGGGGTCCACCATGCTGAGGTGTTTTTCATTGATTAGCATGGTTTGGTGGGCCTGCCACTCTTCCCAGGCCCGCTTGGAGATGTTGTCGAAGATGTCCTGGCCTTTGCTGCCGGGGTAGGGGGGCTTGTCCAGACCGGGTAGGTCTTGTTGGTACTTTCGACAGAATACCGTTCGGGTCATGGTGTTGATTCCCTTTTTTAATCGGCCATTGGGTTGGTGAGCAGATCGCGCTGTATCCAGCTGTCCAGCAATTTTTTGACGGGGGCCGCCAGGCCCAACTGCTGGGGCCCACCGTTATACCAGAGGGCTTGCTGGTCTTCCATGATAAGGGTGGGGGCGCGGTGTAACTGGATGTGAATTGGCTGGATGTCCAGGTGGTAGTGGCTGAAGGTGTGACGCAGTGGCGTCAGGGCTGTCGAGTCGCCGCTCTCGTTCAAGCGTTGTTGCAGAAAATCGCCTGGGTCGGTGTCGGTGGCCAGCTCCGGTAGGCTCCACAGTCCGCCCCAGATGCCGCTGGGCGGGCGCTTTTCCAACAGGATGCCACCGTCGGGGTGCTCGATCAGCAGCATTTGGCACTGTTTAACGGGGATTGTCTTCTTTGGCTTTTTGCCCGGGTAGCGGGTCTGCTCGCCAGTGGCGTAGGCCTGGCAATCTTCGCTGACAGGGCATTCGCTGCACTGGGGGCGGCTGCGGCTGCAAAGGCTGGCGCCGAGGTCCATGATGGCCTGGGTGTAGTCGGCCACCCGCTGCTCGGGGGTATGTTGTTCAGATAGCGCCCAGAGCTGGTTTTCCACTGCTTTTTGTCCCGGCCAGCCGTCGATGGCGGCGTGTCGCGCCAGCACCCTTTTGACGTTGCCGTCGAGGATCGGCGCCCGCCCGCCGCAGGCGATGCTAAAGATGGCGCCGGCGGTTGAGCGACCGATGCCGGGCAGTTGTTGCAGGGCTTCCAGGTCGCAGGGGAAGTCGCCGTTGTGCTCGTCCCTCACTTGCTGTGCGGCGCGGTGGAGGTTGCGGGCCCGGGCGTAGTAGCCGAGGCCAGTCCACAGCGCCAGAACCTCGTCCTGAGGGGCGTCGGCAAGGCTGAGCACATCCGGGAAGCGCGCCATAAAGCGCTCAAAATAGGGTATTACTGTGCTCACCTGGGTCTGCTGGAGCATGATCTCCGACACCCACACTCGGTAGGGGCTGATGTCCTTTTGCCAGGGCAGGTTCTTGCGGCCGTGGCGATCGAACCAGTCCAGCAATCGGGTGCTGAAGTGTTGTGGCGCGGTTCTAGTCACAGTGACGGGGGCTTAGTGTTGCGGGCGCTGCCAGCGCCAGTAGGTACTCACTTGAGTAAAGCCGAGATCGCTGAACAGGTTGACCAGGCCGGGTGCGCTGCGCAGATCGGCGGAGATGCTTTTCAGGTCATCGGGGAGCTGTTTGAAGGTTTGGATCAGCAGTTGGCGGGCCACGCCCCGGCCGCGGGTGATTTCCCTGACGGTAAGGCGGGCCATCTGGTAGTCGCCATCGTGGATGGGAGTCAGGGTCAGGGCGGCGATCAGGCGTCCGTTAAAACGCCCTCCCACCAAAATAAGTTTGCCTTTATCGGCGGCGGCAAGCAGCTTATCGCTGTCTTTGGGGTAAAGCAGAGCGATGTCGTCAGCGTCCGCGGGTTCGGGCTGGCTAATGATCTCGGCGTAGACCGGCATAGGGCTTCAGGTTATTTGCTGTTATACGGAACGGGAATTTTTTATAATACACGATTCTGCCACTTTTAAGTGCTTCCGCTGGATACTGTTGAGACGTCGATGAGCGAACGCAAGGCCACCATTAGCCGCAATACGCTGGAAACCCAAATCACCGTGACGGTGAATCTGGATGGCAGCGGCCAATCCCAATTTGAGACCGGGGTTCCCTTCCTCGACCACATGATGGACCAGATAGCCCGTCACGGCATGATCGACCTGGTGGTGCAGGCCAAGGGCGATCTGCATATCGATGACCACCACACGGTGGAGGATATCGGCATCACCCTGGGCCAGGCTTTTGCCGAGGCGGTGGGGGATAAAAAAGGCATTTTCCGCTACGGCCACGCCTATGTGCCACTGGATGAGGCACTGTCCCGGGTGGTAATCGACTTTTCCGGTCGGCCCGGGCTGGAATACCACGTGCCTTACACCCGGGCCAGCGTCGGCGGCTTTGATGTCGACCTGTTCTCGGAGTTCTTCCACGGCTTTGTCAATCACGCCCGAGTGACCCTGCATATCGATAATCTGCGGGGCACCAACACTCACCACCAGGCCGAAACCGTATTTAAAGCCTTCGGTCGGGCGCTGCGCATGGCGCTGTCAGTAGACGAGCGCATGGCCGGTATCACGCCCTCTACCAAGGGCTGTCTGTAGTTTTACTCGCGAGTTTTACATGAGCACAACAAGCGTTGCCGTTATCGACTACGGCATGGGCAATCTGCACTCCGTGGCCAGTGCCCTGGAAAAAGTCGGCGACGGTGTGACCGTCCACGTCACCGACTCCCCTGAGCTTATTTTTGCCGCCGACAAGGTGATTTTTCCCGGTGTGGGGGCGATCCGTGACTGCATGGCCGAATTGAAGGCCCGAGAGCTGGACGAAGTGGTCCAGGAGGTGGCTGCCAGCAAACCGATGCTGGGTATCTGCGTCGGCATGCAGGCGCTGATGGAACACAGCGAGGAGAATGGCGGTGTTGACTGCCTGGATGTGCTGCCCGGTGAAGTGAAGTTCTTCGGTCGCGACCTGCGCGATGCCAATGGTCAGCGCTTGAAAGTCCCCCATATGGGCTGGAACACGGTGAGTCAGCGCATCGACCACCCGCTGTGGGAAGGCATTGCCGACAACACCCGCTTCTATTTTGTACACAGCTACTACATCCACGCGCCGGAGTTTGTCGCCGCCACCGCCGATTACGGGGTGGAGATCCACGCCGCCATGGCTTGTGAAAACGTGTTTGCGGTGCAATTCCACCCGGAGAAAAGCGGTGACGCCGGGCTGCAGTTATTGCGAAATTTTTTGCGCTGGGATGGTGGTTTGCCTGCCTTCCGGCCAGTGAGTGAGTTTTAAAGCTATGTTGATTATTCCCGCTATCGATCTTAAGGACGGCCAGTGCGTGCGCCTGCGTCAGGGCGAAATGGATGATGCCACGGTCTACGGCAGTGACCCGGTGGAAATGGCGGCCCGCTGGGTCGAGCAGGGTGCCCGCCGTCTGCATTTGGTGGATCTGAATGGCGCCTTTGACGGCAAGCCAGTGAACGGCGAGGCGGTGATGGCGATTGCCAAGGCCTACCCCGAGTTGCCCATCCAGATTGGCGGCGGTATCCGCTCGCTGCAAACCATTGAGCAGTACCTGGAGGCCGGCGTTAACTACGTGATTATCGGCACCAAGGCAGTTAAAGAGCCCGAGTTTGTGACTGAAGCCTGCCGGGAATTTCCCGACTCGGTGATCGTCGGGCTGGACGCCAAAAACGGCCTGGTGGCCACCGACGGCTGGGCGAAAGTGTCTGAAATCAAGGCCACCGAGCTTGCCAAGCGTTTTGAGCAGGACGGCGTCAGTTCTATCATTTACACCGACATCAGCCGGGATGGCATGATGCAAGGCGTGAATATTGACGCCACGGTGGAAATGGCCAAGGCGTCGGGCCTTAAAGTGATAGCCTCGGGAGGCGTGACCAACATGGACGACATCCGCGCCTTACAAGACGTGGCTGACGCCGGCATCCTCGGCGCCATCACCGGCCGCGCCATCTACGAAGGGCAGCTGGATCTGGCCGAGGCCCAATCCTACTGCGACGCCGAGTCCTAGGAGGCACAATGGCACTGGCAAAACGCATTATTCCCTGCCTGGATGTCGACAAGGGCCGAGTGGTGAAGGGCGTCAACTTTGTGGGGATTCGCGACGCTGGCGATCCTGTCGAGGTGGCCAAACGCTACAACGAGCAGGGCGCCGATGAAATTACTTTTCTGGATATCACCGCCACCCACGAGGAGCGGGATACCACCGTGCACACTGTGGAGCAGATTGCCGCCGAGGTGTTTATTCCCCTGACGGTGGGCGGCGGGATTCGCGAGATCAAAGACATTCGCGCCATGCTCAATGCCGGCGCTGACAAAGTCGCTATCAATTCAGCGGCGATCCACAACCCCGATTTTGTGCGGGAAGCAGCGGAACGTTTTGGCTCCCAATGCATTGTTATCGCCATCGATGCCAAGCGGGTAGAGGATGTCGACGGCCAGCCACGCTGGGAAATCTTCACCCACGGCGGCCGCAAACCCACCGGCATCAATGCTGTGGAGTGGGCGGAGCGAATGGTGGAGCTGGGGGCCGGCGAAGTGCTGCTGACCAGTATGGACGGCGATGGCACCAAGAACGGCTACGACCTGGCTCTTACCCGTGCGATTGCCGATGCGGTGTCGGTGCCGGTGATTGCCTCAGGGGGTGTAGGCACCCTGGAGCACCTGGTGGAAGGGGTAACTGAAGGCGGCGCCGATGCGGTGCTCGCCGCCAGTATTTTTCACTTCGGTGAGCATACCGTGCCGGAAGCCAAGGCCTACATGGCCGAGCGCGGTGTGGAAGTCCGCTTGTAGCGGACTTCCCGTTTTACACCCGCGACACCGTCCATGTGTTGGGTTTCGTACCTCAACCCAACCTACCGGCTACTGGGCCGCTTCCTCTTTCGCTTTCTGTATCGCCTGCTTGGCTGAAGACATGATGTTTAGTCCTTTCAGCAAGTTGAGGGCTTCATACAGCTGGTTGTCATTGGCGGCCAGTTCGGCGTTATCGCTGTCGCCATTGCGGCTAGCGCCGTTGCTCTCTCTGCCATCGTCCCGGCCCAGATGGCCGGCCAGATCCGCTTCGGTGACCTGATTGCCGGGTTTCAGTGCTTCGATTTTTGCCCGTTCAACCACGATGTCGGGGATGATGCCCTGAGCCTGGATGGATTTGCCACTTGGTGTGTAGTAACGGGCGGTGGTGAGCTTGATGGCACTTTCTTCCGACAGCGGCAGCACGGTTTGCACCGAGCCCTTGCCGAAGCTCTGGGTGCCCAAAATGATGGCCCGGCGGTGATCCTGCAGCGCGCCGGCCACGATTTCAGACGCCGAAGCCGAGCCGCCGTTGATCAGTACCACCAATGGTGTGTCTCCAGCTTGAGTCTGCGCCGAGGCATTGTAGCGGCTGTAGGCGTCGGGCAGGCGGCCTTGGGTGTAAACGATCAGGCCGTCATCCAGGAAGGTATCGGTGACTTGAACAGAGGCCTGCAACAGGCCGCCGGGGTTGTTGCGCAGGTCTAATACCAAGCCTTTGAGCTCGCCATCCATTGCCTGGAGTTTGGCCAGTTCATTGCGCAGGTCTCGAGCGGTGCGGCTCTGGAACTGGGAGATGCGCAGGTAGCCGTAGCCGGGCTGCAGCATTTTGCTGCGCACGCTGGCGACGGTGATGGTGTCCCGCCGCAGCTCCACGTCAAAGGGGGCATTAACGCCATCTCGGAGGATAGTCAGCACCACTTTGCTGCCTTTGGGGCCGCGCATCATGGTGACGGCTTCCTGCAGGCTGAGGCCTTTCACCGGTTTGTTGTCGATCTGAATGATCAGGTCACCGCTCTGCAAGCCGGCCCGCTGCGCGGGGGTGTCGTCGATAGGTGCGACCACTTTCACAAAGCCATTTTCCATGCCGACTTCAATGCCCAGGCCGCCAAATTCGCCGGTGGTGTGGCTTTGCAGGTTGTCGAAGGAGTCGGAATCCAGGTAATCCGAGTGGGGGTCCAGGCCACTGAGCATGCCGCGGATGGCGTTTTCAAGCAGTGTCTCATCGGCCACTTCCTCCACGTAGCTGTGGCGGATTTGGTTGAACACGTCGGCAAAGTTGCGCAGTGCATCCAGTGGCAGTTGTCCCTGTGGCTCGCTGCTCTGGGCGGTGTTATCCCCGGTGCTTTGTGCCTGGGCGCCCAGGCAGATCAATGCCACTAGCAGCGCGGCGGAGAAACGGTACAGCTTCGACATTGGCGTTATCCTGAAAAAAGACTTCAAACCGGTTTATTGTATAGCTTCTGCTCAGATCGTGCTTGGATCGTGCAACACTGCGTCAGTTCAGTGGGGCGCAGGATCAGTTGCACCGTTCAGTTGCGCAATTCAGTTGCACCATGCAGCGGGGTCCCGGGGCCGGCCCTTGTGGCGAATTTCAAAGTACACCCCGGCCTGGCGGCGTCCGCCGCTATTGCCGACGGTGGCGATGGCTTCTCCCCCTCGCACCCAGTCTCCCTCTTGCCGCAACAAGCTTTCGTTGTGGGCGTAAAGGCTGAGGTAGTCGTCACCGTGATCGACGATTATGAGTAGCCCGGCACCCCGCAGCCAATCCGCAAAAACCACCCGGCCATTGTGGATACTGTGGATGCTGTCGCCCTCGTTGCCGGCGATTTGAATGCCCTGCCAGCGAATGGCACTGCCCTGACGGGAGGAGCCGTAGCTATTGAGGCGTCGCCCGGCCACCGGCCAGGGCAGTTTGCCGCGCATCTCTTTAAAGGGTTTGTAGCTGGCGGGAATAGCGATGTTGGTAATGTCTTGCTCAATGGCCTTGAGCACGCTTTCCAGGCCTTTGCGCTCGCTGTCCAGATTGCTGAGCTGTGAGCTTTGGCTGCTGAGTTCCCGGTCAATGCCGGCGAGGATGTCGGCGCGTTTTTGTTTTTGCTCTTGGAGTTCCGCCTGCTGTTCCTGCAGTTCCTCTTCAGCGTCGGCGAGTTTTTCAGTCTCGCTGGCGATCTCCGGGATCAGCGCTTGCAGTGAGCTAAGGGTCTGGCGATAGCGCTCCAGTTGCTCGCTGCGGGCTTCGTTGAAGTAGTCGTAGTAGGTCAGCATGCGGCTGAGCTTTTCCGGGTCTTCCTGGTTGAGCAGCATTTTGATACGCCGTTCCTGACCCAGGGTATAGGCGTCGCGGATTTGCTCGGCGATGATGGCTTTTTGCTTGCTCTGTTGCTGACGCAGCAGGCCCTGGCGGCGCTGCAGGTCATCGAGCTTGTTCTGGTGGGCATCGCGCTGGGTTTTAACGCGGTGCAGTTCGGCGGCGACTCGGCCGACGTCCTTTTCTATCGCGCGGAGTTTGCGGGCCTCGCGGGTACGCTCAGCCTGATTGTCGCCGATGGTGTCTTTGAGCTGGCGGATTTCCCGGTCCAGCTGCTTGAGCTGGGCGCGGGTGGCCTCGGCGTCCTCAGCCCGGGCGCCGGGCAATACTAGCCAGGCACAAAGCAGTAGCAGGCCAGCCCGCCGCACCTCAGATCGCTCTAGGATTGGATCAAATTGCGGCCAGACATCGCCGCGGGCTGTTCGACCCCCATCAGGGCCAGCAGGGTGGGGGCAATATCTGACAGGCGGCCGCCTTCAGGCAGCAGGGTAACGTTCTGTTTGCTGCCGACATAAACCAGGGGCACCAGCTCGGTAGTGTGCTGGGTGTGGGGCTGCTCGGCGTCGTAGTCCAGCATTTGCTCGCAGTTGCCGTGATCGGCGGTAATCAGGCAGTGTCCGCCCACTTCCAGTACCGCCTCGGTCACTTGTTTCAGGCTGTCGTCCAGCGCTTCTACCGCCTTGACCGCGGCGTCAAAGACGCCGGTATGACCCACCATATCGCCGTTGGCGTAATTGCAGATAATGGCGTCGTACTGGCCGCTGCGAATGGCGTCACAGAGGTCGGCGGTGACTTCCGGGGCGCTCATCTCTGGCTTGAGATCGTAGGTGGCCACATCTGGCGAGGGGATAAGTTTGCGGTCTTCACCCTGGTACAGCGCCTCGCGGCCACCGCTAAAGAAGAAGGTGACGTGGGCGTACTTTTCGGTTTCGGCAATGCGCAGCTGGGTTTTGCCGGTTTTTTCCAGCACTTCGCCAAAGCTGTCGACAATCTCTTCCGGGGGGTAAGCCACCGACGACTGAATATCGTCAGCGTACTGGGCGGTAGTGACAAAGGCACCCAGCTTGGGTGCCTTGCGGCGCTGGAAGCCGTCGAAGCTGGTGTCGGTCAGGGCGTAGCTCATTTCCCGGGCGCGGTCGGCGCGGAAATTCATAAAGATCACCGCGTCGCCATCGTCGATGGCTGCCAGCTCTTGCCCATCGGCTTGAATCACCGAGGCACTGACAAATTCGTCGTTTTCGTCACGGGCGTAGGCGGCATCCAGAGCGGCAACGGCGCTGTCGTAGCGATATTCGGCCTCGGCTTCGGTGAGCAGGCGGTAGGCTTTTTCCACCCGGTCCCAGCGCTTATCCCGGTCCATGGCGTAGTAGCGACCCACCAGCGAGGCGGTCCGGCCGCGACCCAGCTCGGCGAATTTGGCGTCGACTTTCTCCAGCGAGGCCTTGGCACTGCGCGGCGGCGTGTCGCGGCCATCGAGGAATGCGTGCAGATAGATCTTGTCGGCGCCGCGTTTGGCCGCCAGTTCCATCATCGCCAGGATGTGGTTCTCGTGACTGTGGACACCGCCGGGGGACAGCAAGCCCAGAATATGTACCGCTTTGCCCTTGCTCACCGCATCATCCACCGCTTGGGTGTAGGCGGGGTTGTCAAAAAAGTCGCCGTCGGCGATGGCCTTGTCGATGCGAGTAATGCTCTGGTAAATGATGCGACCCGAGCCCAGGCTCATGTGGCCCACCTCGGAGTTGCCCATTTGCCCGTCTGGTAAGCCCACGTCCAGCCCGGAGCCGGAGATCAAGGTGTGGGGGCGCTGTGACCACAGCGCATCCCAGGTGGGGGTGTTGGCGTGGTAGATAGCGTTGTCCTCGGGGGCTTCCCGGTAGCCAAAGCCGTCGAGAATAATAAGTACCACCGGAGTTTTGCGTTGGGCGCTGTCGGTCATAGGGCTGTGTGAGTCGCTCGGTAGGTCAGAGTGCATGGTTGCTTGGTCTATCCTGCTATTGTACCCAGTGCCGGGGCTGGAGGTCACGTTCTGGCGGATGAGAATTGCCGTCGCGGGGTGTATACTGCCCGGCTTTCTGATCTTGTGTGAATTTCCATGGAAAAGCTGATTCTGTTTATCGCCGAGCAGTGGATACTGGTGGCGGCCCTACTGAGCTGCGTGGTGCTGCTGAGCTATCACGAATCCCGGCGCGCTGGTAAGAACCTGAGCCCCCAGCAGATAGTGGGTCTGCTCAATCAGGAGCAGGCGGTGGTGATCGACCTGCGCGACAAAGGTGAATATGGCAAGGGCCACATTCTGGACTCGGTGAATCTACCTTTTAATAAGCTCGACAAAGAAATCGACCGGGTGGTGAGTGACAAGGACAAGGCGGTGGTGCTGGTGTGCAAACACGGTCAGCACTCATCGGCGGCGGGTAAGAAGTTGGCCTCGCTGGGCTACAGTAATGTTCAGCGGCTTAAAGGCGGCATCACTGAGTGGCAGGCGATGCAGATGCCGCTGGTTAAAAGCTAGGATTCAATCATGGCAGCAGTCACCATTTACACCACCCGTTTTTGCCCTTTCTGTGTTCGCGCCAAGCATCTGCTGGGCAGCAAGGGCGTGCAGTACTCAGAAGTTGCTGTGGACGGCCGGCAAGACCTCCGTCAGGAACTTTTACAGCGGACCGGGCAGCGGACTGTGCCGCAAATCTGGATTGGCGATACCCATGTGGGCGGCTGCGATGAGCTGTTTGCTCTGGAGCGGCAGGGCGCCTTGGATGCCATGCTCAGTGCTTGAGTTGGCACAGGGCAGCAAATTCAGACTTAAACGAAAGAGTTCAACAAGATAAAGGCTAGTGAAACTAGCTGCATTAGGAGTTGGTAAGCGTTATGGCAGAGCAAGATCAAGGCACTACTCAGGCAGAGCAAAATCAAGCCGGACAACCCAAGTTTATGTTGCAGCGCATCTATGTGAAGGACTCGTCCTTTGAGTCTCCCAGCGCGCCGCTGGTATTCACCAAAGAGTGGAAGCCGAAGATGTCGGTGGACCTGAATACCCAGAGCAAAAAGATTGCCGATAATAACTACGAGGTGGAGTTGTCGGTGACCGTGACGGCGAAAGTCGACGACGACCAAACCGCATTTTTGGTGGAGGTCGTTCAGGGTGGCCTGTTTTATGTACAGGGCATCGAGGGCGAAGGACTGAGCCAGGCACTGGGTATTGCCTGCCCCAATATGCTGTTCCCCTATCTGCGCGAAGCGGTGGATTCAATGGTCGTTAAGGGTGGTTTCCCGGCGCTGGCATTGCAACCGGTAAATTTTGAAACCCTCTACCGTCAGGCCAAGAAAGAGCACGCGGAAAAACAGGCCGCGGCATCTACTACCCACTAGTGGTGGCAGGCTCTAGTTGAAGCGCGGCAGATGTTCCATATAGCCCTACACGAGCCGCGCATCGCCCCCAATACCGGCAATATTATTCGCTTGGTAGCCAACAACGGCTGCCATCTTCACCTGATTGAGCCTATGGGTTTTGATCTGGAGGAGAAAAAGCTGCGTCGGGCCGGGCTCGATTATGCCGACCTGGCCAGAGTGAGTCGCTACCCCGACTATCCTGCTTTTTTGGCGGCGATGGGCTCGAGGCGAATCTTCGCCCTCACTACCAAGGGCACGCGCAGCTACACCGATGTGGC
It encodes:
- a CDS encoding murein hydrolase activator EnvC family protein; protein product: MRRAGLLLLCAWLVLPGARAEDAEATRAQLKQLDREIRQLKDTIGDNQAERTREARKLRAIEKDVGRVAAELHRVKTQRDAHQNKLDDLQRRQGLLRQQQSKQKAIIAEQIRDAYTLGQERRIKMLLNQEDPEKLSRMLTYYDYFNEARSEQLERYRQTLSSLQALIPEIASETEKLADAEEELQEQQAELQEQKQKRADILAGIDRELSSQSSQLSNLDSERKGLESVLKAIEQDITNIAIPASYKPFKEMRGKLPWPVAGRRLNSYGSSRQGSAIRWQGIQIAGNEGDSIHSIHNGRVVFADWLRGAGLLIIVDHGDDYLSLYAHNESLLRQEGDWVRGGEAIATVGNSGGRRQAGVYFEIRHKGRPRDPAAWCN
- the gpmI gene encoding 2,3-bisphosphoglycerate-independent phosphoglycerate mutase, producing MTDSAQRKTPVVLIILDGFGYREAPEDNAIYHANTPTWDALWSQRPHTLISGSGLDVGLPDGQMGNSEVGHMSLGSGRIIYQSITRIDKAIADGDFFDNPAYTQAVDDAVSKGKAVHILGLLSPGGVHSHENHILAMMELAAKRGADKIYLHAFLDGRDTPPRSAKASLEKVDAKFAELGRGRTASLVGRYYAMDRDKRWDRVEKAYRLLTEAEAEYRYDSAVAALDAAYARDENDEFVSASVIQADGQELAAIDDGDAVIFMNFRADRAREMSYALTDTSFDGFQRRKAPKLGAFVTTAQYADDIQSSVAYPPEEIVDSFGEVLEKTGKTQLRIAETEKYAHVTFFFSGGREALYQGEDRKLIPSPDVATYDLKPEMSAPEVTADLCDAIRSGQYDAIICNYANGDMVGHTGVFDAAVKAVEALDDSLKQVTEAVLEVGGHCLITADHGNCEQMLDYDAEQPHTQHTTELVPLVYVGSKQNVTLLPEGGRLSDIAPTLLALMGVEQPAAMSGRNLIQS
- a CDS encoding rhodanese-like domain-containing protein gives rise to the protein MEKLILFIAEQWILVAALLSCVVLLSYHESRRAGKNLSPQQIVGLLNQEQAVVIDLRDKGEYGKGHILDSVNLPFNKLDKEIDRVVSDKDKAVVLVCKHGQHSSAAGKKLASLGYSNVQRLKGGITEWQAMQMPLVKS
- the grxC gene encoding glutaredoxin 3, which encodes MAAVTIYTTRFCPFCVRAKHLLGSKGVQYSEVAVDGRQDLRQELLQRTGQRTVPQIWIGDTHVGGCDELFALERQGALDAMLSA
- the secB gene encoding protein-export chaperone SecB; translated protein: MAEQDQGTTQAEQNQAGQPKFMLQRIYVKDSSFESPSAPLVFTKEWKPKMSVDLNTQSKKIADNNYEVELSVTVTAKVDDDQTAFLVEVVQGGLFYVQGIEGEGLSQALGIACPNMLFPYLREAVDSMVVKGGFPALALQPVNFETLYRQAKKEHAEKQAAASTTH
- a CDS encoding tRNA (cytidine(34)-2'-O)-methyltransferase, with amino-acid sequence MFHIALHEPRIAPNTGNIIRLVANNGCHLHLIEPMGFDLEEKKLRRAGLDYADLARVSRYPDYPAFLAAMGSRRIFALTTKGTRSYTDVAYREDDVLLFGSETAGLPAEIREALGLDHCLRIPMMPGARSLNLSNAVALVSYEAWRQCDFAGL